From a region of the Castor canadensis chromosome 7, mCasCan1.hap1v2, whole genome shotgun sequence genome:
- the Ankrd1 gene encoding ankyrin repeat domain-containing protein 1, whose protein sequence is MVLKVEELVTGKKNSNGEAGEFLPEDFRHGEYEAAVTLEKQEDLKTLPAYHVSLGEQQWKSEKQREAELKKKKLEQRSKLENLEDLEIIIQLKKRKKYRKTKVPVVKEQEPEIITEPVDVPRFLKAALENKLPVIEKFLSDKNSPDVCDEYKRTALHRACLEGHLAIVEKLMEAGAQIEFRDMLESTAIHWACRGGNLDVLKLLLNKGAKISARDKLLSTALHVAVRTSHYDCAEHLIACEADLNAKDREGDTPLHDAVRLNRYKMIRLLIMYGADLNIKNCAGKTPMDLVLHWQNGTKAIFDSLKENSYKTSGIATF, encoded by the exons ATGGTGTTGAAAGTAGAGGAGCTG GTGACAGGGAAGAAGAACAGCAAtggggaggcaggagaatttcttCCTGAAGATTTCAGACATGGAGAATATGAAGCCGCTGTTACTTTGGAGAAACAAGAGGATCTGAAGACACTTCCAGCCTACCACGTGAGCCTGGGGGAGCAACAgtggaaaagtgaaaaacaacGAGAGGCAGAG ctgaaaaagaaaaaactggagcAAAGATCAAAACTTGAAAATTTAGAAGACCTTGAAATCATCATTCaactgaagaaaaggaaaaaatacaggaaaactaAAGTTCCAGTTGTGAAGGAACAGGAACCCGAAATCATC acaGAACCTGTGGATGTGCCTAGGTTTCTGAAGGCTGCACTGGAGAATAAACTACCAGTAATAGAAAAATTCTTGTCAGACAAGAACAGTCCAGATGTCTGTGATGAG TATAAACGGACGGCTCTTCATAGAGCATGCTTGGAAGGACATTTGGCAATTGTGGAGAAGTTAATGGAAGCTGGAGCCCAGATCGAATTCCGTGATATG CTCGAATCCACAGCCATCCACTGGGCATGCCGTGGAGGAAACCTGGATGTCTTAAAATTGTTGCTGAACAAAGGAGCAAAAATTAGTGCCCGAGATAAG CTGCTCAGCACAGCACTGCATGTGGCTGTGAGGACCAGCCACTACGACTGTGCAGAGCACCTCATTGCCTGTGAGGCAGACCTCAATGCCAAGGACAGA GAAGGAGACACCCCCCTGCATGATGCTGTGAGACTGAATCGTTATAAGATGATCAGACTTTTGATTATGTATGGTGCAGACCTTAACATCAAGAACTGT GCTGGGAAGACCCCAATGGATCTGGTGCTACACTGGCAAAATGGAACCAAAGCAATATTTGATAGCCTCAAGGAGAACTCCTATAAAACCTCTGGCATAGCGACATTCTAA